The following proteins come from a genomic window of Bactrocera tryoni isolate S06 chromosome 1, CSIRO_BtryS06_freeze2, whole genome shotgun sequence:
- the LOC120766697 gene encoding uncharacterized protein LOC120766697, producing MSHQCSCGRDLNNNYVSYTSAYANGSSSLDRETSSSLSGGGSKSAMSGKTTQLTAKVMFGTVGAIKDLREKEKSRHATTRASDRRN from the coding sequence ATGTCACATCAATGCAGTTGCGGACGCGATCTCAACAACAACTACGTGTCCTACACAAGCGCCTACGCCAACGGCAGCTCCAGTTTGGATCGCGAGACGAGCAGCAGCCTCTCGGGTGGCGGCAGCAAGTCAGCCATGTCGGGCAAGACCACACAACTAACAGCGAAAGTGATGTTCGGCACAGTGGGCGCCATCAAGGATCTGCGCGAGAAGGAGAAGTCACGCCATGCGACAACGCGCGCCAGCGATCGGCGCAACTGA